One window of Candidatus Nitrospira kreftii genomic DNA carries:
- a CDS encoding hypothetical protein (conserved protein of unknown function) produces the protein MLVLFVCICVVSQMLGTPVTLIEVLTSELPGESVSEDFSVPPVTPEPDLTTQARLYENVDALQHLPILAISVFHPPDVSLPF, from the coding sequence GTGCTAGTCCTATTCGTGTGTATTTGCGTAGTATCGCAGATGCTCGGAACACCGGTCACGCTCATTGAGGTCCTCACGTCGGAGCTGCCTGGAGAATCTGTCTCAGAGGACTTCTCAGTTCCTCCCGTAACACCCGAACCAGACCTCACTACCCAGGCTCGTCTTTACGAAAACGTCGATGCCTTACAACATCTTCCGATTCTTGCGATCTCTGTTTTCCATCCTCCTGACGTATCGCTGCCGTTCTGA
- a CDS encoding hypothetical protein (conserved exported protein of unknown function), with amino-acid sequence MRRFLLGLLPLVLAGCPTTTAMMVGAPALLSKSEFDERRTETKQQIEKGLISKEAGETNCRQMLHTVDRNHSAPPPVDPAICDFGSVADTLYELTKSVESGTLTPELWVTKCQQLTGAPSGKNECRYDPFMDRLAQWGRLVKEGQANKEGAEMDCRNYVKQVRQHPIPGPEIKEEACNL; translated from the coding sequence ATGCGACGATTTCTCCTTGGCCTCCTACCCCTGGTTCTGGCGGGTTGTCCGACAACGACGGCAATGATGGTCGGAGCCCCCGCGCTCCTGTCCAAATCCGAGTTCGATGAGCGACGGACGGAAACCAAGCAGCAGATCGAAAAGGGACTGATCTCGAAAGAGGCCGGTGAGACCAATTGTCGCCAGATGCTGCATACCGTCGATCGGAATCACTCGGCTCCACCACCTGTCGATCCTGCAATTTGTGACTTTGGATCGGTGGCCGATACGCTCTACGAACTGACCAAGTCTGTGGAGAGCGGCACGCTGACGCCGGAGCTCTGGGTGACCAAGTGCCAACAACTGACTGGGGCACCCTCAGGGAAAAATGAGTGCCGGTACGATCCGTTTATGGACCGCCTCGCCCAATGGGGACGGTTGGTGAAAGAAGGCCAAGCGAACAAGGAAGGGGCCGAGATGGACTGTCGGAACTATGTGAAGCAGGTTCGCCAACATCCGATCCCAGGTCCGGAAATCAAGGAAGAAGCCTGCAATCTCTAG
- a CDS encoding transposase, with product MKLEGSMSTKTRRQYTEEFKTEAVRLVRDSARPVAHVARDLGIADHLLYRWRAEQQQAEERGRTRQDLRAEEAELARLRRENAVLKQERDFLKRAAAFFARESQ from the coding sequence ATGAAATTGGAGGGCAGCATGAGCACCAAGACCAGACGGCAGTATACGGAAGAGTTTAAGACAGAAGCAGTGCGGTTGGTCCGAGACTCGGCACGACCGGTTGCACACGTAGCCAGAGATCTGGGCATTGCCGACCATCTGCTCTACCGCTGGCGGGCGGAGCAGCAGCAGGCAGAGGAGCGTGGAAGGACGCGGCAGGACCTCCGAGCTGAGGAGGCCGAACTGGCCCGACTGCGGCGTGAAAATGCCGTCCTGAAGCAGGAGCGGGATTTTTTAAAACGTGCGGCGGCGTTCTTCGCGAGGGAGTCCCAATGA
- a CDS encoding hypothetical protein (conserved protein of unknown function) produces the protein MRYRAIQEHDRRYPIRLMCRALAVSPAGYYAWRGRPESRQAVANRTLLVTIRVLHQDSRQTYGSPSIWRALRKQGHRVGEHRVARLMRHNGLRAKTVKKWRATTYSSHGLPVAANTLDRQFRVPQPNQVWAGDITYVWTMEGWLYLAVLLDLYSRAVIGWAMGPRLTGDLTEQALRMALATRQPTAGLLHHSDRGSQYAAEAYQQLLTTHGITASMSRTGNCWDNACVESFFGTLKQELVYHRHYATRAEAKQDIFEYIEVFYNRTRRHSTLGYDSPAEYEARAAVA, from the coding sequence ATGAGATACCGCGCGATCCAGGAGCACGACCGTCGCTATCCGATCCGCCTCATGTGCCGAGCACTGGCGGTCTCCCCTGCGGGGTATTATGCGTGGCGCGGACGTCCTGAGAGTCGGCAGGCGGTCGCCAATCGGACGCTCCTGGTCACAATCCGCGTGCTCCATCAGGACAGTCGCCAGACCTACGGCAGTCCGAGTATTTGGCGGGCGCTCCGCAAACAGGGTCACCGGGTGGGAGAGCATCGCGTGGCGCGGCTAATGCGTCACAATGGCCTCCGGGCCAAGACCGTGAAGAAGTGGCGGGCTACCACATACTCGTCGCACGGCTTGCCCGTGGCGGCTAACACGCTTGACCGCCAGTTCAGGGTGCCCCAGCCCAACCAGGTCTGGGCAGGCGATATCACCTACGTCTGGACAATGGAGGGCTGGCTGTATCTGGCCGTGCTGCTGGATCTGTACTCGCGTGCCGTCATCGGCTGGGCGATGGGCCCGCGCTTGACCGGAGATTTAACCGAACAGGCCCTCCGCATGGCGCTCGCCACGCGGCAGCCCACAGCAGGACTCCTGCATCACTCCGATCGCGGGAGTCAATATGCGGCAGAGGCCTACCAGCAGTTGCTCACCACGCATGGCATCACAGCCAGTATGAGCCGCACCGGCAATTGCTGGGACAACGCCTGTGTCGAGAGCTTCTTCGGAACATTGAAGCAGGAACTCGTGTACCATCGGCACTATGCCACACGAGCGGAAGCGAAACAGGACATTTTCGAATACATCGAGGTGTTCTACAATCGGACGCGTCGGCACTCGACCCTCGGCTATGACTCCCCGGCCGAGTACGAAGCAAGGGCCGCAGTCGCGTAG
- a CDS encoding putative ferredoxin-like protein: MALLITDECINCGACLPECPNEAIFETRSGAEEKGLHVGDGQGVGDNIYVIAHDRCTECVGHFDEPQCAAVCPVDNCCISDPAYPEGADVLLERAKTLNPDKSIDPAKVWSGVRN, from the coding sequence ATGGCACTGCTGATCACCGACGAATGTATCAACTGTGGCGCCTGCTTACCGGAATGTCCGAACGAGGCCATCTTCGAAACCCGCAGCGGCGCGGAGGAGAAGGGGCTTCATGTGGGTGATGGCCAGGGAGTGGGCGATAATATTTACGTGATCGCTCATGATCGGTGTACCGAGTGTGTCGGCCATTTTGACGAACCGCAATGTGCGGCAGTCTGTCCGGTCGACAATTGTTGTATTTCTGATCCGGCTTATCCGGAGGGGGCCGATGTCCTGCTGGAAAGGGCAAAGACCCTCAATCCTGACAAGTCTATCGATCCGGCAAAAGTATGGAGCGGCGTGCGGAACTGA
- a CDS encoding hypothetical protein (conserved protein of unknown function) yields MADKIPRFMTNATVIKILAKVFAFQAIEIDLLRSHAGISDADWKALKTKAFKKTYAKQRAFYEDRLTGAFALERISQSERETRLLELWLKQSEESTKEEP; encoded by the coding sequence ATGGCTGATAAAATTCCAAGATTTATGACCAATGCAACCGTCATTAAAATTTTAGCAAAAGTCTTTGCGTTTCAAGCCATCGAGATCGACCTCTTGCGTTCTCATGCCGGAATTTCCGATGCTGATTGGAAAGCCCTTAAAACGAAGGCGTTTAAGAAAACCTACGCCAAGCAGCGTGCTTTTTATGAAGATCGCTTGACAGGTGCCTTCGCGTTGGAGCGCATTTCTCAGTCTGAACGCGAGACAAGACTTCTCGAACTCTGGTTAAAACAAAGTGAGGAGTCCACCAAAGAGGAACCGTAG
- a CDS encoding hypothetical protein (conserved protein of unknown function) yields MSGASSVYVNELEYARLLDRKILNLLNSLTEQKSQEYTFTFTKGAHLMSDVKQQMTKALDHLKQQRDELQVQLHLAKADAKDEWARLESQWDEIKPKLEAAREEVGKTAESVGAALGLAIDELKKGYERLRSRL; encoded by the coding sequence GTGAGTGGGGCTAGCTCTGTCTATGTCAACGAGCTAGAATACGCACGCTTATTAGATCGTAAGATATTGAATTTACTAAATTCATTAACCGAACAGAAGTCACAAGAATACACGTTCACCTTCACCAAAGGAGCACACCTCATGTCAGACGTTAAACAGCAGATGACAAAAGCGCTGGACCATCTCAAACAACAGCGTGATGAGCTTCAAGTCCAGCTTCACTTGGCGAAGGCAGATGCAAAAGATGAATGGGCCCGTTTGGAAAGTCAGTGGGACGAGATCAAGCCTAAGCTGGAAGCAGCACGGGAGGAAGTGGGCAAGACGGCCGAATCTGTCGGTGCGGCACTGGGTCTGGCGATCGATGAACTGAAGAAGGGTTATGAGCGGCTTCGGAGCCGACTATGA
- a CDS encoding hypothetical protein (conserved protein of unknown function), translating into MRRHIRTTRFWPIAWSLVVLTTWMGTEAWAYESGPVKGGATVRGTVTVAGTVPAPKEFELRRFPDYEFCGTLSDDRGNRRLREVTFRPDGGLKDVVVMVEGVKQGKPFAFTDAEVEAALCQFLPFVTVVNDTRRVTVFNRDPVPHDIQALASEQTGSDMVFYRPSLEASGTTNLVQLAKGQHAFTMHCSQHPYMQNWGYAVDNPYYAVTDATGSFSIEDLPSGTYRLKAWHPILGTQEQELTVDPNETASLELSFKANF; encoded by the coding sequence GTGAGACGACACATTAGGACTACGAGATTCTGGCCGATAGCGTGGTCACTCGTGGTGCTGACAACCTGGATGGGAACCGAGGCCTGGGCTTATGAATCGGGACCAGTGAAGGGAGGAGCTACTGTACGAGGCACCGTAACCGTCGCCGGAACCGTACCGGCGCCCAAGGAATTCGAGTTACGTCGTTTTCCAGACTATGAGTTTTGTGGCACACTATCCGATGATCGTGGGAATCGGCGCCTGAGGGAAGTCACGTTCAGGCCGGACGGCGGTCTCAAAGATGTCGTCGTGATGGTGGAAGGGGTGAAACAGGGCAAGCCCTTTGCTTTCACCGATGCCGAAGTGGAAGCAGCACTCTGTCAATTTCTGCCCTTCGTCACCGTCGTCAACGACACGCGTCGAGTCACGGTGTTTAATCGGGACCCAGTACCTCACGACATCCAAGCGTTGGCATCCGAGCAAACTGGAAGCGATATGGTCTTCTATCGGCCGTCCTTAGAGGCCAGTGGGACCACCAATCTTGTGCAGCTCGCCAAAGGTCAACACGCATTTACCATGCACTGCAGTCAGCACCCCTACATGCAGAACTGGGGCTATGCCGTCGACAATCCCTATTACGCTGTGACGGATGCGACTGGCTCCTTCTCCATCGAAGATCTCCCGTCAGGGACCTATCGCCTCAAAGCCTGGCATCCGATTCTCGGCACGCAAGAGCAGGAGCTCACCGTGGATCCCAATGAAACGGCCTCACTGGAGCTGTCGTTTAAAGCCAACTTTTGA
- a CDS encoding Alpha-maltose-1-phosphate synthase, which produces MKVLMLSNEYPPYTYGGAGVHVEYLSKELAKLLPVEVRCFGDQYLAHHNLHVKGFKLEKIDYGCPKYLESVFGAVQRGLNFNSFGIEADLVHCHTWYTHLGGILAKLNYGIPLILTTHSLEPLRPWKREQLKGGYDFSSWVERAALEMADAVIAVSYGTKQDILHHFRIAEEKIKVIHNGIDPMEYRKQPADDALRRYGVDPSKPFVLFVGRITRQKGIIHLVRAIKYFDSDFQVVLCAGAPDTAEIATEMEAAVNEASANRPGLIWIPEMLDKQSVIEFYSHAAVFCCPSIYEPFGIINLEAMACETAVVASAVGGIPEVVEDGETGILVPVQQLPESPFTPLSPRKFERDLAAAVNRLMADRGMRERFAKAGRQRAEQFFSWAAIAKETETLYQEILSLQ; this is translated from the coding sequence ATGAAAGTTCTGATGCTCAGTAACGAATACCCACCCTATACCTATGGTGGAGCGGGTGTTCACGTGGAATACCTGAGCAAGGAATTGGCTAAACTGCTTCCGGTGGAAGTTCGGTGTTTTGGTGATCAGTATCTCGCTCACCATAACCTTCACGTCAAAGGGTTTAAACTCGAGAAGATCGATTACGGGTGTCCGAAATATTTGGAGTCTGTATTTGGGGCTGTTCAGAGAGGGCTGAACTTCAACTCGTTTGGCATTGAGGCCGATCTCGTCCACTGTCATACGTGGTATACGCATCTCGGTGGCATCTTAGCGAAGCTGAATTACGGGATCCCGCTCATCCTCACGACTCATTCCTTAGAGCCGCTGCGCCCTTGGAAACGAGAACAGCTCAAAGGTGGATATGATTTTTCCTCGTGGGTGGAACGGGCGGCCCTCGAGATGGCCGATGCCGTCATCGCTGTCTCGTATGGAACCAAACAGGATATCCTGCACCATTTTCGCATTGCTGAAGAGAAGATCAAGGTCATCCATAATGGAATTGATCCAATGGAATATAGAAAACAGCCAGCGGATGACGCTCTTCGACGCTATGGGGTAGATCCGTCCAAGCCGTTTGTTTTGTTTGTCGGACGCATTACTCGTCAGAAAGGAATCATACACCTGGTTCGAGCCATCAAGTATTTCGATTCTGACTTCCAGGTGGTTCTCTGTGCCGGGGCCCCCGATACCGCCGAAATCGCCACAGAAATGGAGGCTGCGGTCAACGAAGCCTCTGCTAACAGACCCGGCCTGATTTGGATTCCCGAGATGTTGGACAAGCAAAGCGTGATCGAGTTCTATTCACACGCTGCAGTCTTTTGTTGTCCCTCTATCTATGAACCCTTTGGAATTATTAATCTTGAAGCAATGGCATGCGAGACCGCTGTGGTTGCATCAGCTGTTGGGGGGATTCCGGAGGTCGTTGAGGATGGAGAAACCGGCATTCTAGTCCCTGTCCAACAACTGCCGGAATCTCCCTTTACTCCGTTAAGCCCAAGAAAATTCGAGCGGGATCTAGCTGCTGCTGTCAATCGCTTGATGGCTGATAGGGGAATGCGTGAACGGTTCGCCAAAGCCGGTCGCCAACGAGCAGAACAATTCTTTAGCTGGGCTGCCATTGCCAAGGAAACCGAGACCTTGTATCAGGAAATTCTCTCTCTGCAATAA
- a CDS encoding hypothetical protein (conserved exported protein of unknown function) — MGPSQAAVRLTWWIARSLLVPALLLNPADAAEPERVSIQTLLSPQATSYQQHLVTLEGGTSALQTIQPIVGSYSLRSKPCLLYGRASFVLEDETGSLPVVVMGSCNPDAPEALPKDGGRVRVTGVVQVLKSEAPRDVRVQATAIQILDSH; from the coding sequence ATGGGACCGTCTCAAGCCGCCGTAAGATTGACCTGGTGGATAGCGCGTAGCCTTCTTGTTCCGGCCTTGCTCCTCAACCCTGCCGATGCTGCCGAACCAGAACGGGTCTCGATCCAAACGTTATTGTCGCCACAAGCCACGTCCTATCAACAACACCTGGTGACGCTCGAGGGTGGAACGAGTGCGCTCCAGACAATCCAACCAATCGTTGGTAGTTACTCTCTCCGCAGCAAGCCGTGCCTCCTCTATGGCCGTGCGTCTTTCGTCCTAGAGGATGAGACGGGCTCGCTGCCAGTTGTCGTCATGGGAAGCTGCAATCCAGATGCCCCTGAGGCGTTGCCCAAGGATGGGGGACGCGTACGAGTAACCGGGGTCGTGCAGGTCCTGAAGAGTGAAGCTCCGCGTGACGTCAGGGTCCAGGCAACGGCGATTCAGATCCTCGACTCACATTGA
- a CDS encoding hypothetical protein (conserved protein of unknown function), protein MALVRLLRASQSMTSGTWRVSLRWLNAYREELSDLGVTPAQARALLYLQRSPGSSVRHCARVFGVSGSTMRHLILGLLRKRLVTKQRPSPPDRYVLALTPIGHLLVVLIHRRLTRRLVPLTAKAS, encoded by the coding sequence ATGGCTCTTGTCCGGCTTCTCCGAGCATCACAGTCGATGACTTCAGGAACGTGGCGAGTCAGCCTGCGTTGGTTGAATGCGTATCGCGAGGAGTTGTCTGACCTTGGGGTCACCCCTGCTCAAGCCCGGGCCCTGCTCTATCTTCAGAGAAGTCCCGGCAGTTCAGTTCGGCACTGTGCCCGCGTGTTTGGCGTCAGTGGCTCAACGATGCGTCACCTCATTCTTGGCTTACTTCGCAAACGATTGGTGACGAAGCAGCGTCCTTCGCCGCCTGATCGCTATGTGCTCGCACTGACCCCGATCGGTCACCTACTGGTAGTGCTGATCCACAGGCGCCTCACTAGGCGGCTCGTTCCACTCACAGCGAAAGCGTCATGA
- a CDS encoding hypothetical protein (conserved protein of unknown function), whose amino-acid sequence MSQSSSQVSSGHIAPTVMGPQKETKEGIILAGVVLFIGGILVAAWLYSQTDNQGTVTGNIEQANVTDILKKATAVNQTVASTTYPTQVTDQVISAPDIIHTDIYFEIGRKGLTDEGKAQLAMQADMLKQHKDYGVLIQGYTDQQGSASYNKQLGLKRAETVKAELVTAGIAEHRIQAVSLGEEGVLCVDTSDVCRHMNRRVHLEVRKIGQEHMVLPPAPAAPSWPLDTSLDSTSTIEGSESTAENTPPAPSDLIPTWESVSGS is encoded by the coding sequence ATGTCACAGAGTTCATCACAGGTTTCGTCAGGACATATAGCCCCCACAGTGATGGGGCCACAGAAAGAGACGAAAGAAGGCATTATCCTAGCCGGAGTCGTCCTCTTCATCGGCGGAATACTCGTCGCCGCGTGGCTCTACAGTCAAACCGACAACCAGGGTACGGTCACAGGGAATATCGAGCAGGCCAACGTCACGGATATCCTCAAGAAAGCCACCGCTGTGAACCAGACGGTGGCCTCGACTACCTACCCCACCCAAGTCACGGATCAAGTCATCTCGGCACCGGACATTATCCATACGGACATCTACTTCGAAATCGGTCGCAAAGGCCTGACCGACGAAGGGAAAGCTCAACTTGCCATGCAAGCCGACATGCTCAAACAGCATAAGGACTACGGTGTCTTGATCCAGGGCTATACCGACCAGCAGGGCTCGGCCAGCTACAATAAGCAACTCGGTTTGAAACGAGCCGAAACGGTCAAAGCTGAATTGGTCACGGCTGGCATTGCAGAACACCGGATCCAGGCCGTGAGCCTAGGAGAGGAGGGCGTGCTCTGTGTCGACACCAGCGACGTCTGCCGGCACATGAATCGACGAGTACATCTTGAGGTCCGTAAGATCGGCCAGGAGCACATGGTGCTTCCTCCAGCCCCCGCAGCACCGTCCTGGCCGTTAGACACATCCCTCGACTCCACATCGACCATTGAGGGTAGCGAATCAACGGCCGAGAACACTCCTCCGGCTCCGTCTGATCTCATACCCACATGGGAATCAGTCAGCGGTAGTTAA
- a CDS encoding hypothetical protein (conserved exported protein of unknown function), whose translation MKMSHLWLGLMLALPVPASAGPEFIARVITVHEGDRLTIHHQGRKDMVYLAEVDCPELKQPHGKQAKHATAAYIGNRDVVVRNLKQDRQGRITAEIVLQDGRLIAHELVKEGLAWVQPKQSKDQTLKDMEELARASGKGLWAETNPTPPWKWKSTKPAHQDR comes from the coding sequence ATGAAGATGTCTCACCTTTGGTTGGGCCTGATGCTCGCATTGCCAGTTCCGGCAAGTGCTGGACCGGAGTTCATCGCACGAGTCATCACCGTGCATGAAGGGGATCGGCTCACGATTCACCATCAAGGACGGAAGGATATGGTGTACCTGGCCGAGGTTGATTGCCCTGAGTTGAAACAGCCCCACGGAAAACAGGCGAAGCACGCGACCGCTGCCTATATCGGTAACCGGGATGTCGTGGTGCGGAATTTGAAACAGGATCGACAAGGCCGAATAACCGCCGAGATCGTGCTTCAAGACGGCCGGTTGATCGCGCATGAGCTGGTCAAAGAAGGACTCGCTTGGGTGCAACCGAAACAGTCAAAAGATCAGACGCTGAAAGATATGGAAGAGCTGGCCAGAGCCTCCGGTAAAGGGCTGTGGGCGGAAACAAATCCCACCCCACCCTGGAAATGGAAATCCACAAAGCCCGCCCATCAGGATCGTTGA
- a CDS encoding hypothetical protein (conserved protein of unknown function), whose amino-acid sequence MSYRYNTTDIVVGVGMCAILFGGLLFFLAANGTYQTVLPQTIASEQSTGIDQGMRLLQPALGQAIIDQALLERQTNLTLAQSVSEWNRSTLAYHEWRSGSRGLLRAVLNQAIAVPANHLARVQGVMGRAIVNFTTRGVRNGLVSVDRDGTLYNMRMIGAIEAQGQRLHNEFASTWQATIGHRIVEAAQHDWLQAGALQERLGWALVQVVQIQMSAAVGRAVQQEQLASLIVAAVRNETTTDPTTLATVLARTDTIADASTAPATWPELPMGYLLIAGLMLSVVFLGGLSLAAQSREAKAYAQMKRDADRWVYRMAA is encoded by the coding sequence ATGTCATACCGCTATAACACGACCGATATCGTCGTGGGCGTCGGAATGTGCGCAATTCTTTTTGGTGGGCTCCTGTTTTTCCTTGCTGCCAACGGGACCTATCAGACGGTCTTGCCACAGACTATCGCCTCAGAACAGTCGACCGGCATCGATCAGGGAATGCGCCTGCTGCAGCCGGCTCTTGGTCAAGCTATCATCGATCAAGCGCTCTTGGAGCGCCAGACCAATCTGACCCTCGCCCAATCGGTCTCTGAATGGAATCGCTCAACGCTCGCCTACCACGAATGGCGATCAGGCTCACGCGGCTTGCTCAGAGCAGTCCTCAACCAGGCAATAGCCGTCCCAGCCAATCATCTGGCTCGCGTCCAAGGTGTCATGGGCAGGGCCATCGTCAACTTCACAACGCGCGGCGTTCGAAACGGCCTCGTGTCGGTGGATCGAGATGGCACACTGTACAACATGAGGATGATCGGTGCGATTGAAGCTCAAGGGCAGCGCCTGCACAACGAATTCGCCTCTACCTGGCAAGCCACGATCGGACATCGCATCGTCGAAGCTGCCCAGCACGACTGGCTGCAGGCAGGAGCCCTTCAGGAACGACTCGGTTGGGCTCTGGTCCAGGTGGTCCAGATACAAATGAGCGCCGCAGTAGGACGGGCCGTACAACAAGAACAGTTGGCCAGCCTGATCGTTGCCGCCGTGCGCAATGAGACCACGACAGATCCTACGACGCTGGCGACGGTCCTGGCACGCACTGACACTATCGCGGACGCCTCTACAGCACCGGCAACGTGGCCAGAACTGCCGATGGGGTATCTACTGATCGCCGGGCTGATGCTGTCTGTGGTGTTTCTCGGCGGACTCTCGCTGGCGGCACAAAGCCGAGAAGCAAAGGCTTATGCTCAGATGAAACGCGACGCAGACCGATGGGTGTATCGCATGGCCGCCTAG
- a CDS encoding Response regulator, LuxR family, giving the protein MRGGNHTSSRRQDHAAPQITHGVRPSCIRLLLVEAQRLFRQSLRLLLEREQDIAGVTEATDGREVYRLVIEHKPDIVLLDVDLPNLDVESLTKLIHQHVPDTRVLLLARYDEDIRIVAALQAGAFGYILKDTDQADFLRIIRATARGEPVLTPIISNHFVRTIPGAGRPASEDHPTLPPTLTDREREILACAAAGRSNKEVADQLCVSVETVKTHLHHIYQKLSVSGRVEAILTYLKAL; this is encoded by the coding sequence ATGCGAGGAGGAAATCATACGTCCAGCCGTCGACAGGACCATGCAGCCCCTCAGATCACTCATGGAGTTCGACCGAGCTGCATCCGACTGCTCCTTGTCGAAGCTCAACGCCTGTTTCGGCAGAGCCTACGGCTGCTGTTGGAACGAGAACAGGATATCGCTGGCGTGACAGAGGCAACGGATGGACGCGAAGTCTATAGGCTGGTGATTGAACACAAACCGGATATCGTCCTCCTGGACGTTGATCTGCCAAACCTTGATGTCGAATCACTCACCAAGCTCATCCATCAGCACGTACCCGATACGCGAGTGCTGCTGCTGGCTCGATATGATGAAGACATCCGAATCGTCGCCGCGTTGCAGGCGGGAGCGTTCGGCTACATTCTAAAGGACACCGACCAGGCGGACTTCTTGCGCATCATCCGTGCAACGGCTCGAGGAGAACCTGTCCTGACTCCAATCATATCGAACCACTTCGTTCGAACCATTCCAGGCGCAGGACGGCCGGCCTCTGAGGATCATCCTACGCTGCCTCCAACCCTCACAGATCGAGAACGAGAAATACTGGCGTGCGCAGCCGCTGGTCGGAGCAACAAGGAAGTTGCCGATCAATTGTGCGTCTCAGTGGAGACAGTCAAAACACATCTCCATCATATTTATCAAAAACTTTCCGTCAGTGGACGCGTCGAAGCTATTTTGACGTACCTCAAGGCTCTTTGA
- a CDS encoding hypothetical protein (conserved protein of unknown function): MSRLNLEPLMTFSDGSFLAISTECSKEGEFSCAVYSVLETGDQTAFRNITNHLVSASTCLTAQEQAYSCAARLYPNAGESLKKPPYLIWHGPQGAG; this comes from the coding sequence ATGAGTCGGTTAAATCTCGAACCGCTGATGACATTTTCCGACGGGTCCTTCCTCGCGATCAGCACCGAATGCTCAAAGGAAGGGGAGTTTTCTTGTGCGGTCTACAGTGTCCTTGAAACAGGTGACCAGACGGCCTTCCGCAACATTACAAACCACCTCGTGTCGGCCTCTACCTGTTTGACGGCTCAAGAGCAAGCTTACAGCTGTGCGGCGCGGCTCTACCCAAATGCGGGTGAATCCCTGAAGAAGCCTCCCTATTTGATCTGGCATGGGCCGCAAGGAGCCGGGTGA
- a CDS encoding putative RNA-binding protein RbpA, which translates to MGSKLYVGGLPYSATESQLTSLFAEHGTVESARVIADKFTGQSRGFGFVEMSTDEEAKAAITALNGSQMDGRSLTVNEAKPMEPRSGGGGGGSRFGGGGNRNRY; encoded by the coding sequence ATGGGTTCAAAATTGTATGTCGGCGGATTACCCTATTCAGCAACCGAATCCCAACTCACTAGCCTGTTCGCGGAACATGGTACGGTAGAGTCGGCCCGCGTGATTGCGGACAAATTCACTGGCCAATCCAGAGGATTCGGCTTTGTTGAAATGTCCACCGACGAGGAAGCCAAGGCTGCCATCACTGCCTTGAACGGGTCACAAATGGATGGGCGATCGCTGACCGTCAACGAGGCGAAGCCGATGGAGCCTCGCTCAGGAGGGGGCGGCGGTGGCTCACGATTCGGCGGGGGCGGCAATCGCAATCGCTACTAA
- a CDS encoding hypothetical protein (conserved protein of unknown function), whose translation MAGFNESIQVIKLVRQSTRRINQGEDDVRKIIINKSYDEFCVSHKAFLRLRELGQQEALQEPNRSEYWPAAAGPREPSLNQYGKLIPRDDQTLVRVVEELQEAANGHAAALKVVAIPDEVKWLITKADGGEQVSEVHRTWA comes from the coding sequence ATGGCTGGCTTTAATGAATCCATCCAGGTGATCAAGCTTGTCAGACAGTCGACACGGCGAATCAATCAGGGAGAAGACGACGTGAGAAAAATCATCATCAACAAGAGTTACGATGAATTCTGCGTGAGCCATAAAGCATTTCTCCGATTGCGGGAGTTAGGGCAGCAAGAGGCGCTGCAAGAGCCCAATCGTAGTGAATATTGGCCTGCAGCCGCAGGGCCGCGAGAACCGAGTCTGAATCAATATGGGAAACTCATTCCACGAGACGATCAAACACTGGTTCGTGTAGTGGAAGAGCTGCAGGAAGCCGCGAATGGCCATGCGGCTGCGCTCAAGGTTGTGGCCATCCCTGACGAGGTGAAATGGCTCATTACCAAAGCCGATGGTGGAGAGCAGGTGAGTGAAGTCCATCGCACGTGGGCATGA